From Proteiniborus sp. DW1, the proteins below share one genomic window:
- a CDS encoding A24 family peptidase, producing MENVFLIIFILTLIVIGIVDFRIYIIPNKLIFPMLFVGVIYQVLFGNIKEMLLGFIVSFSIGFIAWSLGGMGGGDVKLMATIGLWLGFESFVVITIIASCFGLIWAAVDFIRQKRLKEKAKHILGQLNMLKYVGFKALDVKNKDMKKPIPYGACLALSTLISLFIF from the coding sequence TTGGAAAATGTATTTTTGATTATATTTATTTTGACTCTAATAGTTATAGGAATAGTTGATTTCAGGATTTATATTATACCTAATAAATTGATTTTCCCAATGCTTTTTGTTGGCGTTATATATCAAGTATTGTTTGGCAATATAAAGGAAATGCTATTAGGTTTTATAGTAAGTTTTAGTATAGGCTTTATTGCGTGGTCTCTAGGTGGTATGGGGGGTGGAGATGTAAAGCTTATGGCAACAATAGGATTATGGCTAGGTTTTGAGTCCTTTGTAGTAATTACAATTATTGCTTCATGTTTTGGTCTTATTTGGGCAGCAGTAGATTTTATTAGACAAAAGAGACTTAAAGAAAAAGCAAAACATATTCTAGGGCAATTAAATATGCTAAAGTATGTTGGTTTTAAAGCCTTAGATGTAAAAAATAAAGATATGAAAAAACCTATACCATATGGTGCATGTTTAGCACTAAGTACTTTAATTAGTTTATTTATATTTTAA